In Suricata suricatta isolate VVHF042 chromosome 14, meerkat_22Aug2017_6uvM2_HiC, whole genome shotgun sequence, one DNA window encodes the following:
- the HIC2 gene encoding hypermethylated in cancer 2 protein, with product MVSGPLALRWYAWAGRGDMGPDMELPSHSKQLLLQLNQQRTKGFLCDVIIMVENSIFRAHKNVLAASSIYFKSLVLHDNLINLDTDMVSSTVFQQILDFIYTGKLLPSDQPAEPNFSTLLTAASYLQLPELAALCRRKLKRAGKPFGSGRVGATGMGRPPRSQRLSTASVIQTRYPGIVDGRKGSQTPQELSQAKGSDDELFLGGSSQESMHGLSRAICPASGEAGLGSCSTNGSSGGCEQELGLDLSKKSPPLPSATPGPPLTPDDPAQLSDSQHGSPLSASAPPVANSASYAELGGTPNEPMDLEGSEDNHLCLLEGPGGQPRKSLRHSARKKEWSKKEPMVGSPFERREAGPKGPCPGEEGEGLGDRVPNGILASSVGGGGPSGPYVEPPYPCKEEEENGKDGSEDSGQSGSEGGSGHASTHYMYRQEGYETVSYGDNLYVCIPCAKGFPSSEQLNAHVETHTEEELFIKEEGAYETGSGGAEEEAEDLSAPSAAYAAEPRPFKCSVCEKTYKDPATLRQHEKTHWLTRPFPCNICGKMFTQRGTMTRHMRSHLGLKPFACDECGMRFTRQYRLTEHMRVHSGEKPYECQLCGGKFTQQRNLISHLRMHTSPS from the exons ATGGTTTCTGGGCCCCTGGCACTCCG GTGGTACGCGTGGGCAGGGCGAGGGGACATGGGGCCCGACATGGAGCTGCCCAGCCACTCCAAGCAGCTCCTGCTGCAGCTGAACCAGCAGAGGACAAAGGGCTTTCTGTGTGATGTCATCATCATGGTGGAGAACTCCATCTTCCGGGCCCACAAGAATGTCCTGGCTGCCAGCAGCATCTACTTCAAGTCCCTGGTCCTCCATGATAACCTCATCAACCTGGACACAGACATGGTCAGCTCCACAGTGTTTCAGCAGATCCTGGACTTCATCTACACGGGCAAGCTGCTGCCCAGCGACCAGCCGGCTGAGCCCAACTTCAGCACTCTCCTCACTGCCGCCAGCTACCTCCAGCTGCCTGAGTTGGCAGCCCTCTGCCGCCGTAAACTCAAACGAGCCGGCAAGCCCTTTGGCTCAGGACGGGTGGGTGCCACTGGCATGGGGAGGCCTCCCCGCAGCCAGCGACTATCCACAGCCTCTGTCATCCAGACACGGTATCCGGGGATTGTGGATGGACGCAAGGGGTCGCAAACCCCCCAGGAGCTTTCCCAGGCCAAAGGCTCAGATGATGAGCTCTTCCTCGGAGGCTCCAGCCAGGAGAGCATGCATGGCCTGAGCCGGGCCATCTGTCCCGCCAGCGGGGAAGCCGGTCTGGGCAGCTGCAGTACCAATGGGAGCAGTGGGGGCTGCGAGCAGGAGCTGGGCCTGGATCTGTCCAAGAAGAGCCCTCCGCTGCCTTCTGCAACCCCTGGTCCCCCCCTCACCCCTGACGACCCGGCCCAGCTGAGTGACAGCCAGCATGGCTCACCCCTCTCAGCTTCTGCCCCTCCTGTTGCCAACAGTGCCTCTTATGCTGAGCTGGGGGGCACCCCTAATGAGCCGATGGATCTGGAGGGGTCTGAGGACAACCACCTGTGTCTGCTGGAAGGGCCTGGTGGGCAGCCCCGGAAAAGCCTGCGGCACTCAGCCCGAAAGAAGGAATGGAGCAAGAAGGAGCCTATGGTGGGGTCCCCTTTTGAGAGGAGGGAAGCAGGGCCCAAGGGCCCCTGCCCGGGGGAAGAGGGCGAGGGGCTAGGGGACAGGGTTCCCAATGGCATCCTGGCAAGCAGTGTTGGGGGCGGTGGCCCCAGTGGGCCCTACGTGGAGCCACCGTACCCctgcaaggaggaggaggagaatggcaAGGATGGAAGTGAGGACAGTGGGCAGAGTGGGAGTGAGGGAGGCAGCGGCCACGCCAGTACCCACTACATGTACAGGCAGGAGGGCTACGAGACGGTGTCCTACGGGGACAACCTGTATGTGTGCATTCCCTGCGCCAAAGGCTTCCCCAGCTCTGAGCAGCTCAACGCCCATGTGGAGACGCACACGGAGGAGGAGCTATTCATCAAGGAGGAGGGTGCTTATGAGACAGGCAGCGGGGGCGctgaggaggaggctgaggaCCTGTCGGCGCCCAGCGCGGCCTACGCAGCTGAACCCCGGCCCTTCAAGTGCTCCGTCTGCGAGAAGACCTACAAGGACCCGGCCACACTGCGGCAGCACGAGAAGACACATTGGCTGACTCGGCCCTTCCCCTGCAACATCTGCGGCAAAATGTTCACCCAGCGCGGCACCATGACACGCCACATGCGGAGCCACCTGGGCCTGAAGCCCTTTGCCTGTGACGAGTGTGGCATGCGCTTCACCCGCCAGTACCGCCTCACCGAGCACATGCGAGTGCACTCCGGCGAGAAGCCCTATGAGTGCCAGCTCTGCGGGGGCAAGTTCACCCAGCAGCGCAACCTCATCAGCCACTTGCGCATGCATACTTCCCCCTCCTAG